The genomic interval TCGAAACCTAATAAATGGTACCGCGTTATCCATTATATTCAAAAATACTAACTACGTAATTGATTTTGCTTTTGAACTTCTTTTAATTTTTCAGGCGTTACGTCATTGCCATTTGGATCAATCACTTTTGTATTTTCGATTTGGCTTTTAAAACTGCTTCTAAACACTTCTAAATACTCACTTCTTAATTGAGATTGTTCTTTTGCTTCCGTTTCAGTAAGTCCTTCACTTTTTTTCTTATTTGCGAGTTCATTGATTCGATTTAACTTTTCTTTACTAAGCATATGAGCTCCCCTCCGTGATTTTCTTTACAAAAATATAACAGAAAAATGTTATAAAACCAAATGCTTGAACTTGGCATAAAAGTAAGCGTTATCATGGTTTGAACGTTTTTCTGTTCTAACACTTTTTTGTCGTATAGCATTTCATTTCATCTACTAAAAAGACCATCTCGTGTCGTTTAATCCATTCACATATATTTAAACAAGAAACTAGAAAAGACCATAGAGAAGATGACCTGAACCTTTTTCTCTCTATGGTCTTTGTATTGGTTATTTAATGACTCAGCGTCACGGCTACAACGGACTGTTCGTTTGTATGATTGCGCTGCTGTTCGTATTTTTGTTGTTGTTCTGTTTGTGTCGTTTTAAGT from Staphylococcus sp. MI 10-1553 carries:
- a CDS encoding DUF896 domain-containing protein, with product MLSKEKLNRINELANKKKSEGLTETEAKEQSQLRSEYLEVFRSSFKSQIENTKVIDPNGNDVTPEKLKEVQKQNQLRS